GGCGTGGAAAGCCGCAATACCACCATGGCCTACGCCGCTGTTTCGTACAAGTTCGGCACGCACAGCGAACAGGTCACTTCCTGGGAACCCAAAGTAGCCATACGGGGCGTGAGAGGTTATAAAAGTATTGTGGATATAGGCGCCAACGTTAGTCTCGCCCGCAACTTCGCCAACGTATTCGCCATGTACCATACCAGCAACAGCGTGACCGCTGGGATAGGGTTCCATTTCAAGAACACTGTAGAAGTGCAGATGAGCTATACCTCGCAGACGGCTGGAGTGAAAACGAATGTGGACGGGAATTTTGGGGTCAATGTGAGTATCCGGTTGTTCAAGTAGTGTTAAATTTTAAAGCACCTGCGGCGCCTGCGTATCTATCCACGGGTAGAACGGCACCAGCGAACCGGGTTCCAGGCTTCCCGCGTCCGTAGCATGGCAAATGATACCATCTGCATGCGCCGCCGAAACGATGTTGCCCGATGCGTGCAATCCACGCACCCGCAGACCATTTTTATGCAGCAGCACAGCCGGCACATATTCATCCAGCGCCGTCACCGCCGTGCGCTGATCCGTGTACGGCAACCACCAGGGTTTGACCGGTGAAAGATTCCAACAGGCCCGGATATATGTTTCAAGGAAAAGTTTACTCCCCGTTTGTACGGCAAAAGGGTGCGCGGAAAAAAGCAGCACCCTGGTTTTAGTAGGACTGTAGCCGAACCAGAGCGGTTTGCAGGGATTGGCCCTGACGCGGTGAAACACCTGTTCCACACCGCATTCCAGCAACACTTTTTTAATGGCGCTGGTGTTGCTGTCCGTCATTCCCCCGCTGATCACGAGCAGGTCCGCATCCAGCGAAGCTGCAACAAGCTCCTGCAATGCCGTTCCCTCTTCCGGTGCAAGGAAGCCCGGTTCCGGACTGATGCCGTATTGCTGCAGCATGCCCCTGATGGTGTAACTGTTGGCATCGCGGAGCTGGTCCAGCCCCACCGGAGCGCCCAGCAGGCGCAATTCCTTGCCCGCCGAGATGATCACCACCCGTGGCGGGCGATGCACTTTCACGGAAGCGACACCGAAAGATGCCAGCAGAGCCAGATGCTGAAAGTGGATGCGTGTACCGGCCTCCAGCACCTTTTGGCCCTCCATGGCGTCTTCTCCTTTATGGAAAATGTTCTGGTATACCCGGAGGTTCCCGTTTGAAAAAGTTACTTGTCCTTTTTGTTCCTGCGCGTCTTCTGTTCCGATGACGATATCAGCTTCCGGCGGGAGGATGCCCCCTGCAGGAACTTTTACGGCATGGTCAGGTGGAAGGTTGTCTCCCTGACGGATGGTGTTATAAAAAGGGTATTGTTTCCGGCCGGATGCATCGTAATCCGAAAAACGAATGGCAAACCCGTCTCTCATAGCGCGGTGAAAAGGCGGATAGTCGCGGTCAGCCGTGACAGCTTCGGCCAAAACCCGGCCGATGGATTGCTCAAGTGGTACGCTTTCTGTTCCCCAACTGGTTCTGCAAGCCGCAATCTGTTGCATGGCGGCGGTTACACTGATCATGTGTCTCGGCGTTTTTATGGGAAAAAGACCAGAACAGGATATATTAAATATAATACTATTCTTGTTTTTCTTTGCACAAAATACGTTAAAACGGATATTATTTGCGGGAAAATGTGGTTTTAGTTCATTCCATTCGATAAAAAGATAGAAATGTGCTTTTTAAACTCACTTATTCTGATCAGTTATTTTCTTCAGGGAATCGATCTCTTTTTTCATTTCGATCATATAAAGGGTTAGTTCTTCAACTTTCTTCAGCAGTATGCTATTCATTTCCCCCAGATCCTGTCCATTTTGTTCGACCTCCCGGGCCGGGGGGATTTCCGGCAGATGCCGGTGTTTTTTGATGAAGGCCTCCACATCGTTCAGCGGTGCCAATTTATACTCCGGGTGAAAGACATAATCCGGCCATGCCGAAAAGGATTTCACTTTTATTTTGGTAAAGACGGCATCTCCGTTCACTGCCAGTTTGTACCCTTTGGTATCTTTTGTGCCGATCCCGATGTTCTGCGTCAGCGGATGAATAAACAATCCATCACGATTCAGCATATCGGCAACGCTTGGCAGCCATGTCTGATCTTCCAATACGGAAAGGTAAGGCAATGCCAGGTACACTTCTATGTTGTTGCCTTTTAATCCCATGGAAAACACGTTGGTGGTCAGGGAAGTAGTCCGCGAGGTATTGATGACCTGATCGATATAATACCAACCATTGGGTCCCGCATCTGCCGTTGCTTTCAACAAGGTGTAGCCACCCCAATAAATATTTGCCAATCCGGCATCCGTACCGAAGCTTACAGATTCTCCGGCTACGATCTTTACCCAGGCCCGCAAACGCAATTTGGAGGTCAGCACATTCCTTTCAAAAGGGAAATACATCATGGTGCTTGCTCCGGTATTATCCCCCGTGATCTTCAGTATTTTGCCGCCGGGATAGTTTAACCACCCGTCAGCCAGTCCACCCCTGTAAACCCTCGGGCCTTTGTTGTAGACACCGTACCAATAGGGGTTCTGCTGCGTAGCGACATCCACCGTTGCCGCGGCGCCTGCGGGAGCTGAAGGAAGATAAGGCCCTTCAAATCCTTTCGTATAAGGGTGCATGGCAGTGAGTGTCAAATTACCGGAAACCGAAAAACCGGCCGGTACAACACCATCCAGAATATCCATGTATGAGTTGCGGATCAGGTTGGGCGACAGGGAATTTTGGGCGAACAATACAGTGAATGTGTGCATGCACAGGAGTGTCGTAATAAATATCCGTTTCATTATTGTATAGATTTATTCGTTGCGGCATTTTCAATTTTCCCCAACCGTTTTTCCAGATCGTCATACCGTTCTTTCATCTGCCTGTTTTCCTTTTCTATGTCGATGAGATACAGCGTTAATTCCTCTATTTTTTGCAAGAGTTTTTTGTTCATGTCACCAAGATCGATACCATCACTGATCACTTCTTCTTCCGAGGGAATGTCCGGCAAATGTTGATGGGATTTGATGTAGCGTTCCACTTCAGCCAGGGACGGAAGCGGATATCCCGGCTGGAAAACGAAATCCGCCCAGGTGCTTTGCGTGACTTTTACCTTGCGTGCGCCGATGGTGCCTTCCACTGCTAATTTGTACGTACCGGGGTAATTGGTGCCGATGCCGACACTGCCGCCCCCGTTCGTCATCAGGATGTTCCCGGAGGAGCCGGAATTCATATATATATTTTTATTCGTGCCATTTGGATTGGTTTCCAGATCCAGATACCCTTCGTTACTGCCGCGTATTTTACCTGCGGTTGCACCGCCGAAATAGGTCCAGTGATTATAAGCGTTCCCCAATATTGCGGCAGCGATCTCTCCGTTGGCTTGTGTAACAGCGCTGGCTACATGCAATCCGGCTACCGGGCTCCCTGCGCCGATCCCCACCCTTCCGGCAAAAACATTCTGGTATGGCACGAGTACGGAAGCCGTGGCAGTGCCCGACAGCGCTTCATCTGCAACCGTCCAACCCTGGAAGTTGGCGGCAGTTTCGGCTGTCATGCCTTGGGCAAATGCCTTTATGGAAAAACGCTGGTAGTAATCTTTACTGTTGATAAAAATAACCACTTTACCACCTTCGTTAGCGAGGTAAATGGGCGGTGTGTAAGCACCGTATGAGGAGAGCTTCGCATTTGTGAAAGCTCCGTTGTAGATGTAGTAGGTCAGCAGCAGGCCGATAGGATTTGCTGTGCCGTAATTATATCCTTCAAAGATCAGCGTCGGCATCTGGCTGGAATTGGTGAAAGGCATGTTCGTTTTGATCTTTACACCGTTTACAGGGGTGTTGTTCAGGTTATAGGTCAGGATATCGTAATGCTGGGCCTGGGTTTTTACGGTGATCATCGCGATCAGCAGCAGGAGGATGGGTATTCTGAGCATAAGGATAAATTTTCGGGTTATGTTGATGTTTAGGTTATGCTGATGTTCGGGCTATGTTTGGTTTCGGGTGATGTTGTTAATGTTTAGCCTATTTTGCTTCCTGTCGGGATTCCAGCGCTTTAATGAAAGCCTAAACTCCTGGTTTCCGAGTAACCTTCTATCCAGTCATACTGAAAATTACTATTTGACAGGAACAACAGACCCTTTTTGTTCCTTTCCGTCGTTACACTGACCTGTGCTTTACACATCAAACCAAACATACCAGCAAATAATATGCAAAGAATATACTTTATAACTACCTTTTCTCTCTGTAACCTTGGGGTCTCCTTTAGTGAAGCCCAAATGCTAATCTGTTGATTTAAAGTACTTTCCCCATGTTGAGCTCTCCCAAAATCGTTTGTCATCCAAGTTAAAATCATGAGCATACTTTCCGTCTGCATTCCTCAGAGTGGAGAACTCGTTAAAATACTGCTGCATTAAATAATTAACTGCTTCCTTTTCATTATAAAAATTTGACACACTGAAAGGGCGCATCCATTTCAAATTAAAGGTATCCTTCTGCCGTATACCAATATAGCAATAAGAATCATAATACCATGAATGCTTTTGATTAGGCACTAATTGTCTATGAACTGGATTTTTTGTCACAACAAAAATTGACACTTTATTATACTCTTTATTATAAAGGATTGTATCAATTTTTAATACTGTGGAATCAAAATACTCTTTACTGTAAAATGAATATTTATGTTCATTCAAAAAATCTTGAAGCTGTCTAGATATGACCGTTTTATCTGCCGAATACATACTTGGTCTGACAGGTACATTATTCAAAAAGTCACTGGGAGTTCTTCGTTTTTCCCCAACTCCTGTTCCATAATTGCATGATCCGGTAAGCACCCCGAATATAATTGTAGTAATAATAGCTAATCTTGAAATTGCTTTCATATTTACCACTATTGTTTAACCCATTTGTTACCATCCCATTTATAAGTACCTTCTGATAGCTTCGAGACCTCATTTAAAAATGTAAAGATTGAATGATCTGTACTGGTACCTGTATTGGTAGAAACATCTCCTTCTCCCATTCCTTTTTGTGTTTCATTGGCAAGCCACCCCATACCTTTTACATTTTTGTTATTCTTATGAATAAACTGCATTGTTTTAATATCCGAATCTGCTGTTAATTCTCCGGCCTGATAAGGATCAAAATCCGCAACCAAAGTTATTCTGACATGATACTCCAACTTATTTTCCTTTATATATTCTTTTAGTGCCTTTACCAGTCCTTTACCAAACGCACCTCCCATACTATGAGTGACAATCTTGATTGTTTCAATAATATTACCATTCTTATCCCTAGCCAGGCTCTCTATTATCTGTTTTGCATCTGCTTTTCCAAATTGATAGCCATACCACTCGCGACCAGCGGCTGTTGCAGAAGCCCTCTTGTCCTCCCCGATAGGATGCCATCCTCCTATTGAGCCATCATAGTATTTTGCATGCGTATCCCCTAATTGGGCCATAACTGCACCATCAAACGATCTATTCCGATTCTCATAAACAGGACTGTACCATTGCTCTCCGTATTTTGACCCCGAATACCTTTCTCCAACCTTTACCCGTTCCGTTGTCTGCCAATAGCTGCTCCCCGGGGCCGAAAAACCAAAATGATTCCCATTTACAAAAATGACAAGATTCCCATCGGGATCAACTGCATTTGTAGGTTGATTTAAAGCGTAGACATATGATGAAGTTGCAAAATACAATTCTGCTTTATTGTCTATCTTATGCCAACGCCCAATCTGCTGATCATAAAATCTCGCTCCATAGTCATACCACTCTAAGCCTCCACCATTGCTGAACTCCTTGTTCTGTAACTCCTTCCCGTTGTACAAGAACTTATTCTCTAATCTGTTGGGAGCTTTGGTAGATATCCCCGCCATTGTCAACCCAAACGGATAATAATGCGTCTCCTCCAACACCGGCCCCGGCATGCTCATCACCATCACCTCATCAAAGTAAACATCCTGCGGCGTCTCATTGCTTGTGTAAACATACAAAAATCCGCTCTTTTGGATCACCATCTTGTCCTGCCCCAACACCTGCACCTCATCCGGCTGTGCCTGCACCTGCCGCACCCCGCTGTTCTCATCCACCATATTGAAACGGTCATCGAACAGCACAAAGTTCAGGTAAGCCTTCGGCCGCTGTCCGTTCGGGTCTTTGCCCGGGTCCTGCTCCTTCAGCCGCTGGTAGTCGTTGTTGAAAAAACCTTCGCTGAACGGGGAGGCATTGTCGCTGAGGGCCGATGTTTTGTCTGCCGCACTCGCGCCACCGGGGGCGAACGCCCGCACCAGCGCTGCCGCCATATCTGCCGCTGGCGCCAGCGGCTGTTTCCGGTCAACAGGACCGGTGGATTTGTAAAACGCTTTGGCGCCGATCGCGATCGTGTCGCCGGCCATTACCCGCAGCACCAGCGAGGGGCCGATCTTCTTGTCAGGGTCATTGCCGTTGAGCTTTGCCACAAATTCATTCTTGCTGGTGGTCTTTTCCTCTTCCGGGTAACCGGAGGCCGCGCGCTGCGGCTCGCATCGATATTGCTGAACAACGCATTCTCTTTGGCGGCGCTTTCCGTTTCCATGCTCGCCATGTACATCGAAAAGTCCGTCTGCTCCGTCAGCACCAGCCGCACATTGCCCAAGTGATCCTTTTCAAAGTAATCGTAGTGGTAGGTCAACGGCTGACCGGTTTGGAACACCGCCCGGATACGGCCCTCCTCATGGCTTACGAACTGCAGGGTATCCCGCTCGTACACCAGCCCGCCCATGTAGTCCGTGGTGGTCACCTTCGCCGGGGAAACTGTTTGATCCGTCACCGTCTTGCGCAACTTTGCTCCCGTGGCGTCATAGGTGTAGGCGATCGTGCCCTTCCCTGTGATCGTGATCAGCTGCGGCAGGTTCAGGTGGTTGTAGGTGATCGAGGCAATATCCTTGTTCTTGTCCTGTTTCAGGTTCCCGTTACCGTCATAGGTGTAGTCGAAGTCCGTTGCGGGGGAGGCATTGTTGGAGCTGTTGTTGCGGCGGTTCTTTGAAGTCGCCCAGCGTCGTGCTGATATCGTTCACACTGTCCCGCACGAAGCGCAGCTGGTTGGTGTTCGTGGTGTACTCATACCGCAGCTGGTCGATCACCGCGGGAACATTGTTCTTGTGCCCGCTCTGCTTCATCTTCAGGATGTTCCCGTTAGCGTCATAGTTCACATGCGGCACCGAGAAATCCATCACATTGCTTTGCCAGCTCCCGTAGCTGGTGGTGCTGTTCTGCTGGGTGAACTGGGCCGATTGCAGCCGGTTGCTCATATCGTAGCGGTAACCGTAGGAGCGCTGGTATTTGTCTGTCCGCTCTTCCACTGATCCCGCGATGTTGCCGTTGTACTGGTTCTCCGTAAGCCATGGTCATAGCTCAGCTCCTGGCCGAACCAGCGGCCGGTGCCGCTGGGTGACAGTACAAAGTCCTTGTTGATGCTCTTCAGCCAGCCCCGGATGTTGTATTCATAAGCCAGCTGGTCGATATAGGTGGTGCCATTGTCCGCTGAGCCGAGCTTTTTGGTTTTCAGCTGCCCCAGCTCGTCATATTCCATTTTGGCCACGATCCGTTCCATTGTGGTATTGTCGTTGAGCTGTTTGCGCACTTCCGTCAGCCGCCCGGCATGGTCGTACTGGTGTTTGGTCAGCACCCGGGTGGCGGGGATCGTGCCGCTGGCCGGGTTTTTATGGTGGTGGTAGCTGCTCAGCACTTTCCCGGAGAAATCGTACCGGGTGGTGACCACCTCTTCTCCATGCTGCAGGTTGTCGGACAGGGTCTGGATCACCCGGCCTTTGGCATCGTACCGCAGGGTGGTCGTCAGCCACTGGTCAGTCCCCAGCACCCGTACTCCGTCCGGTTACCATACCCCGGGTCATGGGGCTGGCGATCAGCGGTTCGGGGTATTGGGCAGCTACCCGGGGGAGTTTGCCGGTATCGGCCGCCGTGTAGGCTTTGGCCCCGGTGTAGGTATAATCATCGTAATACGTA
This genomic stretch from Chitinophaga sp. XS-30 harbors:
- a CDS encoding molybdopterin molybdotransferase MoeA, with protein sequence MISVTAAMQQIAACRTSWGTESVPLEQSIGRVLAEAVTADRDYPPFHRAMRDGFAIRFSDYDASGRKQYPFYNTIRQGDNLPPDHAVKVPAGGILPPEADIVIGTEDAQEQKGQVTFSNGNLRVYQNIFHKGEDAMEGQKVLEAGTRIHFQHLALLASFGVASVKVHRPPRVVIISAGKELRLLGAPVGLDQLRDANSYTIRGMLQQYGISPEPGFLAPEEGTALQELVAASLDADLLVISGGMTDSNTSAIKKVLLECGVEQVFHRVRANPCKPLWFGYSPTKTRVLLFSAHPFAVQTGSKLFLETYIRACWNLSPVKPWWLPYTDQRTAVTALDEYVPAVLLHKNGLRVRGLHASGNIVSAAHADGIICHATDAGSLEPGSLVPFYPWIDTQAPQVL
- a CDS encoding RHS repeat domain-containing protein; the encoded protein is MAKLNGNDPDKKIGPSLVLRVMAGDTIAIGAKAFYKSTGPVDRKQPLAPAADMAAALVRAFAPGGASAADKTSALSDNASPFSEGFFNNDYQRLKEQDPGKDPNGQRPKAYLNFVLFDDRFNMVDENSGVRQVQAQPDEVQVLGQDKMVIQKSGFLYVYTSNETPQDVYFDEVMVMSMPGPVLEETHYYPFGLTMAGISTKAPNRLENKFLYNGKELQNKEFSNGGGLEWYDYGARFYDQQIGRWHKIDNKAELYFATSSYVYALNQPTNAVDPDGNLVIFVNGNHFGFSAPGSSYWQTTERVKVGERYSGSKYGEQWYSPVYENRNRSFDGAVMAQLGDTHAKYYDGSIGGWHPIGEDKRASATAAGREWYGYQFGKADAKQIIESLARDKNGNIIETIKIVTHSMGGAFGKGLVKALKEYIKENKLEYHVRITLVADFDPYQAGELTADSDIKTMQFIHKNNKNVKGMGWLANETQKGMGEGDVSTNTGTSTDHSIFTFLNEVSKLSEGTYKWDGNKWVKQ